A window from Triticum aestivum cultivar Chinese Spring chromosome 6D, IWGSC CS RefSeq v2.1, whole genome shotgun sequence encodes these proteins:
- the LOC123145455 gene encoding 2,3-bisphosphoglycerate-dependent phosphoglycerate mutase 1 → MAACTSQHALISVKPPRASASFGSDRRAGNVRFVSATSCCPGSRKLGLVCASNSQSSVIEPAKLPSSPESGSTPKKSSEAALILIRHGESLWNEKNLFTGCVDVPLTPKGVNEAIEAGKRICNIPVDVIYTSSLIRAQMTAMLAMMQHRRKKVPIIVHKESERAHQWSQVYSEETKKQSIPVITAWQLNERMYGELQGLNKQETADLFGKDQVHEWRRSYDIPPPNGESLEMCAERAVSYFKEQIIPQLVSGKHVMIAAHGNSLRSIIMHLDKLTSQEVISLELSTGIPMLYIFKEGKFIRRGSPAGPSEAGVYAYTKSLAKYRQKLDGMDQ, encoded by the exons ATGGCCGCGTGCACGTCTCAGCATGCGCTCATCTCCGTCAAACCTCCGCGCGCTTCCGCCAGCTTCGGCTCCGACAGGAGGGCCGGCAATGTGCGCTTTGTTTCAGCAACGAGTTGCTGCCCCGGCAGCCGGAAACTGGGCTTGGTCTGCGCATCGAATTCGCAATCTTCAGTGATTGAACCGGCTAAGCTACCGTCGAGCCCCGAAAGTGGCAGCACCCCCAAAAAATCAA GTGAGGCTGCACTGATATTGATTCGGCACGGGGAATCGTTGTGGAACGAGAAAAATCTGTTTACTGGCTGCGTCGATGTGCCCCTGACCCCCAAGGGCGTCAATGAGGCGATCGAGGCGGGTAAAAGGATATGCAATATCCCAGTTGATGTTATATACACCTCATCACTAATCCGTGCTCAGATGACCGCTATGCTTGCCATGATGCAGCATCGTCGTAAGAAG GTTCCAATTATTGTGCACAAGGAGAGCGAACGGGCACACCAGTGGAGTCAGGTATACAGCGAGGAGACAAAGAAGCAGTCCATTCCTGTAATAACAGCTTGGCAGTTGAATGAACGAAT GTATGGTGAACTGCAAGGCCTTAACAAGCAAGAAACGGCTGATCTGTTTGGCAAAGATCAAGTTCATGAATGGCGTCGTAGTTATGACATTCCTCCCCCAAATGGAGAGAGCCTAGAGATGTGTGCAGAGAGAGCAGTTTCTTATTTCAAAGAGCAA ATTATACCCCAGCTTGTGTCTGGAAAGCATGTTATGATTGCTGCCCATGGGAATTCACTCCGTTCAATTATAATGCATCTGGACAAGTTGACTTCTCAAGAG GTAATAAGCCTTGAGTTGTCGACTGGCATTCCTATGCTGTATATATTTAAGGAAGGGAAATTTATCAGGCGGGGTAGTCCCGCAGGACCTTCTGAGGCAGGCGTTTATGCTTATACAAAG AGTTTGGCCAAGTACAGACAGAAGCTTGACGGCATGGATCAGTAA
- the LOC123145452 gene encoding type I inositol polyphosphate 5-phosphatase 5 yields MSTHHHHHSLSSNAVPRDIPKPASADELAKNGKKKKSFMSNIFRKKGRSGAGSSDKRPPSRRDRDFLFDLEEKYGERERADAAAAAEFLDASPAVRKSVSDRHCATRIESLTLSCLDSPNRNVDTREYRVFVGTWNVGGRPPNSSLNLEDFLQIEGLPDIYVLGFQEIVPLNAGNVLVVEDNEPAAKWLALIYQALNKPQQQQQAQAQQQQDQPSSGDELSPTESVASSSSSRARPSIPKSSSSGALFFSKPSLKALSKSYRVNSALVKTCTCMADPSTMHRRAREMRDFIYRVEASPSGADDPDPSCSSSSAMTTPAGPDAGGVVVGGGMSYCLIASKQMVGIFLSVWVRRELVQNIGHLRVDSVGRGIMGRLGNKGCIAMSMTLHQTSVCFVCSHLASGEKDGDEVRRNSDVAEILKSTQFPRICKVPGQRIPEKIIDHDRIIWLGDLNYRVALSYDETRVLLEQNDWDTLLENDQLMIERQAGRVFKGWKEGKIYFAPTYKYKLNSDTYAGETTKSKRKRRTPSWCDRILWHGKGIEQLQYIRGEHRFSDHRPVCSVFVVEADADNGSRIRKGYSTLDSRVHCESPLPIPQRHSFYDF; encoded by the exons ATgtcaacccaccaccaccaccacagccTCAGCAGCAATGCCGTCCCCCGCGACATCCCCAAGCCCGCCTCCGCCGACGAGCTCGCCAAGAATGGCAAGAAGAAGAAGTCCTTCATGTCCAACATCTTCCGCAAGAAGGGCCGCAGCGGCGCCGGCAGCTCCGACAAGCGCCCGCCCTCCCGCCGGGACCGGGACTTCCTCTTCG ATTTGGAAGAGAAATACGGCGAGAGGGAGAGGGCggacgccgcggcggcggcggagttcctGGACGCGTCCCCGGCCGTCCGCAAAAGCGTCTCAG ATCGGCATTGCGCGACGCGGATCGAGAGCCTGACCCTGAGCTGCCTCGACTCGCCCAACCGGAACGTCGACACACGGGAGTACAG GGTGTTCGTGGGCACGTGGAACGTGGGCGGGAGGCCCCCTAACAGCAGCCTTAACCTAGAGGATTTTCTCCAGATAGAAGGGCTACCCGACATATACGTCCTAGG GTTCCAGGAGATCGTGCCGCTGAACGCGGGCAACGTGCTGGTGGTGGAGGACAACGAGCCGGCGGCCAAGTGGCTGGCGCTCATCTACCAGGCGCTCAACAAgccccagcagcagcagcaggcgcaGGCGCAGCAGCAGCAGGACCAGCCGTCCTCCGGCGACGAGCTGTCGCCGACGGAgtccgtcgcctcctcctcctcctcccgggcCCGGCCGTCCATCCCCAAGTCCTCCAGCAGCGGCGCGCTCTTCTTCTCCAAGCCGTCCCTCAAGGCGCTCAGCAAGAGCTACCGCGTCAACAGCGCGCTCGTCAAGACCTGCACCTGCATGGCCGACCCCTCCACCATGCACCGCCGCGCCAGGGAGATGCGGGACTTCATCTACCGCGTCGAGGCCTCCCCGTCCGGCGCCGACGACCCGGacccctcctgctcctcctcctcggcgATGACGACGCCCGCGGGACCCGACGCCGGCggcgtcgtcgtcggcggcggcatGAGCTACTGCCTGATCGCGAGCAAGCAGATGGTGGGCATCTTCCTGTCGGTGTGGGTGCGGCGGGAGCTGGTGCAGAACATCGGCCACCTCCGGGTGGACTCCGTGGGGCGCGGCATCATGGGCCGCCTCGGCAACAAGGGGTGCATCGCCATGAGCATGACGCTGCACCAGACCAGCGTGTGCTTCGTGTGCAGCCACCTGGCCTCCGGCGAGAAGGACGGCGACGAGGTCCGCCGCAACTCCGACGTCGCCGAGATCCTCAAGAGCACCCAGTTCCCCCGCATCTGCAAGGTCCCCGGCCAGCGCATCCCCGAGAAGATCATCGACCACGA CCGGATCATATGGCTCGGGGACCTGAACTACCGCGTCGCGCTGAGCTACGACGAGACAAGGGTGCTGCTGGAGCAGAACGACTGGGACACCCTGCTGGAGAACGATCAG CTGATGATCGAGAGGCAAGCAGGAAGGGTGTTCAAGGGGTGGAAGGAGGGCAAGATCTACTTCGCGCCGACGTATAAGTACAAGCTCAACTCCGACACCTACGCCGGCGAGACCACCAAGTCCAAGAGGAAAAGGAGAACACCCTCATG GTGCGACCGGATACTGTGGCACGGCAAGGGGATAGAGCAGCTGCAGTACATCAGGGGGGAGCACCGGTTCTCCGACCACCGGCCCGTCTGCAGCGTTTTCGTGGTCGAGGCCGACGCCGACAACGGGAGCAGGATCAGGAAGGGCTACTCCACCCTCGACTCCAGGGTCCACTGCGAGTCGCCGTTGCCGATACCGCAGAGACACAGCTTCTATGACTTTTGA